From a single Lolium rigidum isolate FL_2022 chromosome 7, APGP_CSIRO_Lrig_0.1, whole genome shotgun sequence genomic region:
- the LOC124673805 gene encoding probable CDP-diacylglycerol--inositol 3-phosphatidyltransferase 2: protein MAQPAAKKAPSVYLYIPNLIGYLRIIMNFIAFAVCYSNRTLFAILYFFSFFCDGLDGWFARKFNQASTFGAVLDMVTDRVSTACLLALLSQFYRPGLVFILLLGLDISSHWFQMHSSFLSGKASHKDVKHTENGLLKFYYGYRPFMAFCCVASEVLYIILFLFADEKNTSLLSVCRGILKESPLIVFVFISTLIGWALKQVINVIQMKTAADACVVYDLKRGK, encoded by the exons ATGGCGCAGCCAGCAGCTAAAAAGGCACCATCGGTGTACCTGTACATCCCTAATCTCATTG GATATCTCAGGATcataatgaatttcattgcatttgctgtgtgctattccaacaggacACTCTTTGCTATCCTGTACTTCTTCAG CTTCTTCTGTGATGGCTTGGATGGTTGGTTTGCCCGGAAGTTCAATCAAG CATCAACATTTGGAGCTGTGTTGGACATGGTAACAGATAG GGTTAGCACTGCTTGTTTGTTGGCGCTTCTCTCACAGTTTTACAG ACCTGGCTTGGTTTTCATACTGTTACTTGGGTTGGACATTTCAAGCCACTGGTTTCAAATGCACAG TTCTTTCTTATCAGGCAAGGCTAGCCACAAAGATGTGAAGCACACAGAGAATGGGCTTCTGAAATTCTATTACGGATATCGGCCATTCATGGCCTTCTGCTGTGTTGCTTCTGAG GTTCTGTACATTATCCTCTTTCTCTTTGCTGATGAGAAGAATACAAGCTTGCTCAGT GTGTGCAGAGGTATTCTGAAGGAAAGTCCCCTTATTGTCTTCGTGTTCATTTCAACTCTAATCGGTTGGGCCCTAAAACAAGTGATCAACGTCATCCAG ATGAAAACAGCTGCAGATGCTTGTGTTGTGTATGATTTGAAAAGAGGCAAGTGA